The following DNA comes from Hyphococcus flavus.
GCGCCCGGGCGAGCCCAGCGCGTTTACGCATGCCGCCAGAAAGTTCTGACGGAAATTTCGATCCCGCCTCTTCCGGCAAGCCAGACATGGATATTTTGAGAGCGGCGATATCCTTAGCCAATTCTTCAGGAACATTAAGATGTTCTCTAATCGGCGCCATGACGTTTTGCGCCACGGTCATCGACGAAAAGAGCGCGCCGCCCTGAAAGAGGACGCCCCAACGCTGTTCAATGGCGAGACGTTCTGCATGGTCCGCCTCATAGTAATTTTGACCGAAGATTTTTACGTCGCCTTCGCTTGGCGGCTTGAGCCCGATGATCGCGCGCATGAGCACTGACTTGCCCGTACCGGAGCCGCCAACAACACCGAGAATTTCGCCCTCACGCACGTTGAGGTCGAGATTTTCATGCACGACAAAATCGCCGAACTGGGTCTTCAAACCCTCGACATCAATCACGTGTGTGTATTCGCCCCCCGAATTCGTCAAAAATCAATCTCCAAAAAGAACATGGCGAAGAACGCATCGATCAGAATGACAAGAAAGAGCGCCTGTACCACAGAAAGCGTCGTACGCTGACCAAGGGATTCTGCGCTGCCTTCGACCTCCATCCCCTGATAGCAGCCGACGACCGCAATCACGAAAGCAAAGAACGGCGCCTTGATAAGGCCCGACCAGAAATGGCTCATGATGATAGTTTCCTGAGTGCGCACCATGAAAAGCGCAGGCGAGATATCCATGGCGAGCCAGGCGACCAGCCCGCCGCCGATCATGCCCAGCATCGCGGCGATAAACGCGATCACCGGCAGCATGATGACAAGCGCAAGAACGCGCGGCAGCACTAGTACTTCCAGCGGGTCGAGCCCCAGAACGCGCATGGCGTCAATCTCTTCACGGATTTTCATGGAACCGATTTGTGCGGTGAAGGCGCTGCCCGAGCGGCCGGCGATCAGGATAGCGCTCAACAGCACCCCGAACTCCCGCAAAACAGAAATCCCTACCAGTTCCACGGTGAAGATGTCCGCATTGAACATGCGCAAGATCTTCGCGCCCATGAACGCGACGACTGCGCCAATCAAAAAAGTCATCAGACCGATAATCGGGATCGCGTTAAGGCCCGCTTCTTCCATGTGGTGAACAGTAGACGTCCAGCGGATTCGCGAGGGATTCATGATGCCGCGCGCTGCGGTGCTCAGAATTTCACCGACAAAACTCAAAATCGCCTGGCCCGCCAGAAACGCGTCAATAACGCCTTTGCCAAGGCGGCGCAGCACCGAAACAAATGCGTTACCTTGCAGCGGCTCAACATGGCACGGCGCAAGGTGCTCCTCGACCTGGCTTAACAGCGCGGCATGGGCTTCTTTGGCGCCGACGAATTTCGAGGCGCTGGTCCGCTGAGTGCAGGCGTGAAACGTCCGCTGTAAAACCATGGCGCCGGACGTATCGAGTTTTTCCACAGCCGACACGTCGATGACGATGTCTCGCCCGACCGAATCATCGGCGAAATCACGAAGCTTCTCGTCAATCACGCCGAGATAGCGCGCGCGCCAATCGCCGCGGGCGACTAAATTCATCACCCCCTGACGCATATCAATGTCGAAACTCGCCGCCGAATCCGTCATTATTAACACTTCCTTAAGAGTCCGGGCCCCGGCCCGCCCCTTGCAGTGATATGCTTTACAGCAGGATAATAAAATCATCCTGAATAGGGGCTGGATTGTGTGCTAAGGCTCAAATGAGGGCGTGAAAGGGTCTTTTTTGTCCAACCGTATGTTTTCAAAGCCATTTCAGTGGTTGACGGCGCTGCCCTTGTTAATGGTCACGGGCGCGCTGGCGGTGATAGCGCTCGGCACGCTGGCCGGGGCGCAATCGCCTGACGCGCAATGGCGCGAGCGGTTGTTTGATTATTTCCAGCGGTTGGACCCTTCCGATGGAGACGCATCGGAAAATTTTCATCTCGTCCTCATCGACCGCGAGAGCATTGAAGCTGTCGGTCCATGGCCATGGCCGCGCACGGTATTGGCCGATGTGGTCGAAGCGGCGAACGGCGCAGGCGCCAAAGGCGTCATCGTGACAGAAGCGGTGGATTCCCCCGACCCACTCTCTCCCGAAACCATCGGCGAGTTCTGGCTTTCAGGCGCCCGTGACGAAGCCTTTGCAGAACAACTGGCGCTATTACCCCGCACCGATGAAAGACTTGCCGAAGCCTTTCAGGGCGTTAGCGGTTCGGTTGGCGTCAGCGCCGTCCCCCCTGCGGACCCGAACCGTTCGGCTTCGCTATTGCGAAGCGACATAAAACGCGCTTCCTGGCTGGAAACGGGCGCAAACGGCGGAGAGTTTCTCGCCCTGCCCGCTGCACGTTATTTCTACGCCATCAATCCGCAGCTTGCCGAAACAGCGCGGCCTTCAGTTTCCGCCTTGCCCGTGGACAAGGACGGCGTCTTTCGGCGCACGCCATTATTGTGGTCGCTAAATGAAGCGCCAACGCCTTCGGTTGCGCTTGAAGCGGCGCGACTTGCCCTCAATGTGCAGACAGTCACCGCGAATGCCCGGGCCTCTGGCGCCCACTCGCAAGGACGCATTCTGGAAAGCGTTGATCTAGGCGAACGCTCACTTGACGTCAGCGACACCTCTTCATTGAGATTATATCTGCCAAAGCGAATTGCCGTTCCCTCAACATCGGCGTCACGTCTCTTGAACGGATTAGATTCCAACTCACAGCTAGACGGCGCTGTTGTGCTGATTGGTCTTGATACGGAGCTTGGCGAGGCCGTCAGAACCGCGCGCGGTGACCTGTCGCGTCCTGCCGCCCACGCCTTGACCGCAGCGCAAATCGCATCCGGCGAGACGCCGAAGCGTCCGTTATGGACAGGCTATATCGAAGCCTTGGCGGTCATGTTGTTTGGCGCGGCGGCGATCATGACAGCGCAACGGCTTGAATTCTGGCAAGCGGCAGGCTTTGCGGCGCTTATTTCGGTTATCCTGCTGCTCGGCGCGTTCGCGGCGTTTGCCTTTGGCGATCTGCTTATCAATCCGTTGCCGCCGGCGACAGCTCTGTTCCTCGGCGCCTTTACGGTTGCGGGGGGCCGCTCCATCGGCGGCGTGTTACGTGACGATAATCTGCGCGGCTCGTTTCATGACACGCTGCCCGAAACCGCCATGAAACGCCTGCGCGACGATGCTGCAACGGACATTCTCAAAGGCGTGCGCCGGCCTATCACCGTTCTCGCATGCGAGCTTAGAATCGCGGACGAAGACTTGCGCACCATGGAAACCCTGCCGGACGAAGTCACCAAGCTTCTTGCGGCGGCGAGCCTTGATTTGCGCCAGACCATTATCGCCACAGGCGGCGCCGCCGATCAGGCCGACGGCGGACGCATGTACGCCTATTACAACGCGCCGCTCGAAATCGCGGATCATCCTCAGGCCGGGTGCGCCGCCGCGCTGCGTCTGATCGAGAGCATGGACAAAATCAACGCGGACCTTGAGGAATCGAGCCGCACGCGCGGCATGCAAATTCACCTTGCCATAGGCATCGCAACTGGCCCTTGCTTTATCGGCCCCATGGGTCATGGCCGTAACAATCGTTATTCAGCGGTCGGCCCGGCTGTCGATCGCGCTTCGTTCCTGCGCAGTCAGTCTGAGTTTTATGGCCCGGCTATGATCTGCGATGAAACGGTTCACAAGGAAACACATCATCATTTTGCCTATCTGGAACTCGACAAGCTGAAACTGCGTGACGAAAAGCGCCCGGTTTCCGTTTACGCCCTGATCGGCAACCCCTTTATCAAATCTTCGAAAGCCTTCCGCGCACTTGACGATTCACATCGGGAATTTTTGAAAGCCTACCGCGCGGGCGATATGACCAAGGCTAAGGATCTCTTGCAAAAATCCAAAAGCTCACCCGGCGCAAAAATCGCCCTCTTTGACATCTATGAAGAACGAATTGCCAAACTGACAGCGCGGGGCCTGCCCGAAGGTTGGGACGGCGTGCATTCGGCGGAATCATAGTCTAGGCTTCTGGTTCTAACTATCTTCTCTGTCTTGTGAGCTTACCATCATGCGTTCAACGCTTCAGTCTATTGCTACGGCTCTGGTCGCCTTTCTTTTTACCGCAGCCTGCGCAGTGCAAACGCCAGCGGAACAGAACTGGCGGCAAGCCTTCACCACGTCGGAAGATGGAACTCGCATTGCTTACTACACGCGCGGCCCCGCTCATGCGGGCGCGACGCCGCTGTTTGTCATATCAGGCGGACCCGGAAGCGACCACCGCTATATGCGGGTCGGCGGCGCGTTTGAAAAAATCGCAGAAACGCGCGCCGTTATCATGTTCGATCAACGCAGCACCGGCGCCTCTGATGCGGCGGGTGATGAACCAGAACTTCGTGATTGGGCGCAAGATGTGGAGGCCATCAGGGCCGCCACGGGCGCACAGCAGCTTGATCTCCTCGGTCATTCTTTCGGGGCCTATGTTGCGCTTGCTTATGCCGAGGAGTTTGGACCGCATGTGCGCAGCCTTGTCTTCGCAGGTTCCCCACCCCCAACGCTTGCTCAGAATGAACCGCTGCTGGGGCAGATCTATCCTGACCGCATCAGCGAATGGGTGGAAACCCGCCAGTCGCTCCCCGACCGGTTCAAGGCGCCTGAGATATCAGTCTTTTTCTCTATGGAATTTGTCAATCCCGATCTTGCGAAAGAATACGAAGCCGCAGTCGCAGGTTATGAATATAATATCGATGTGAACAACCGGCTACGCGGCGCCATGCAAGAGATAGACTTCACAGACTTGGTAAGCTCTTTCGAAAAACCGGCGCTGGTCATGCACGGACGCTTTGATGCTGTCATCGCGCCGTCGGTCGCGTGGCGGCTACACAACGCGCTTCCCAACTCCACATTTACTGTCGTTGAAGAAGCCGGACATTTATTCTTTGTCGAAAAGCCCGACATGTTTGCTTCCGAACTGACGCAATTTCTCACATCACTCGATTGATGGCGGGAGCGGCTTTTACCACTCAAGGCGACACGCGGTTATAGATGAAAGACGCAGTCTTATCGCCTTCAAGCACGACGGCTGCGCGCATTTCGTCCGGCCCCGTCATTTTGAACGTCAGCCCATCGAAATAAACCGCGTTCTCACTTGTCTCGACCAGACGGAAAGCGACGTAGTCATCCTTTTCCTCCCACCCGGTTAAGTCCGGGTTGAAGTGCTTGATGCGCATGACAAGCGAGCCCTGATCCTCGACAATCTGATAGAATTCATAAAACCACAGCGAACCGTCAGCTTTTGTTTGCCGGAATGCGCCGATCATTTGCCCATCCAAAGGCGGGGCGATGAATTCCTCCGACTGGCCGCCAAGGCCCGATCCCTTCCAATGGCCAACCAGCCAGGCGAGCTCGTCAACAGACGCTGGCGGCGATGATGCGCCTTCTTCAAGCGTTTTGATTTCAACGCTCTCACCAGCCATTGCAGGCGCCGCAAGGCTTAGGGTGAACAGTAAAGCCGCTAACAATGAACGCATGAGTTTCTCCTTTATCCAGGCAGCTCACAGCAGCCTTTCTGTTCCCATGACGGATAGCCTCGAGAAAAATCGACAAACTCACTCAAAAAGTTTGCCGCCATTCCAAATGCGCGTGACCAAAAAAGCGGCGGCGGCCCCGACAACACCCATGAGCGCCATGGCGAGATAGGCGATAGACGCTCCTTGCGCGTCCCACATAAACCCTGACCCGAGCGTCGCCAGCCCTGTGAGCGCGCCGACACCGGTCGCTGACATCAGCGTCATGCCGGTATTCACGAGCCGCACGGGCGCCGCACGGTCAAGAAACTCGATGGCGCCAAGATAAGTCGCCGCAAAGGTAAAGGCGTGCAGCAACTGGATCACGAACAACAAAGGCAACGGCGGATCGAAAGCAATCGCCGCCCATCTGATTATTGCGGCCATTCCTCCCATCATCAGGAGCATTGCCGGCGAGACTTTTTTTGCAATGCCCCGCACGCGCGTGAGCATGAATATTTCGGCAATCACACCCGTCGCCCACAGGCAACCGATAGTCAGGGCGGAATATCCGATTGCTTCCCAGTGCAAGTAAGAAAACGCGTAGTAAACCGCATGCGCGCCCTGAGTGAAGCCCGCCGAAACAATGACGACCAGAAAGACCGGGTTCGTAATCAACTTCGGCGCCTCGCGCCACGAGACAGGCTTGGCGCCGCCGCGACCACCGGGGCCTTTCGGCAAGAACAGCGATATCAAGAAGGCAAAAAATGCAGCAACCGCCATGATCGGCGCGGCTGCGGCAATTCCTGTTTGCGTTAGCATGGCGCCGCCGAGAACGGTCGCCAACAGAAATGACGCCGAACCAACAGCACGGATTTTTCCGTAGTGAAGCCAGCCATTCCGGTCCGCGCGCAACACCGCCGTATCGGACAGCGGCACAAGAAGGCCAAAAGTGAAGATCACGAGCGCCGCAGACGCACCAATCAACAGCTTACCCGGCAGAAACACCAACCCCGCCGCCCCGGCCGCGAATAAGAGAGAAGCAAGCCTTAGCGATAGGCGTTCATCAGTCTGGTGATCAGCCCAGAAGGCGACGAAAGGCCCGAGCAGCAGTCGCGCAATGAGCGCCACACCTGTTATCAGACCAATCTCGCTTGCACTAAAAGCTTTCAGCGCCAACCAGCCGGCAAAAAACGGCAACTGAATGCCAAGCAATACGAATTGCCCGGCATAAAATGCGGCGTATAACATGCCGACACGCGTTTTCAGGTTTCCCGCCATGAAAGCGGTCTAGGGCATTATGCGAAAAAAGCAAAAGCGACGATCAAAGGCGCGCGAAATTACCCGCCTTGGCGTTCGCGGCGAGCGGCAATCGTTTCCGTACGATCTTTTTCAATACGTTCGGCAAGTGCGTCAGCAGCGTTGCCTAAACTACGGATCGCGGCCGAATAGGCTGTTCGGATCTCGTCAACCTGCGTTTCATCAACAGGCTCGCCCAGCTTTTCAAGCTCGCGCGCTGCGCTCGAATAGATTTTGCTGTTTTCACGCAATGCCTGAATGGCGTCTTCGACGGTCGCCACGTCATTCATGGTGACGCGCGATGCATCAACTGTGTTATAGGCGATACGCGATAAACGGCTGGCGGCTGAAAGGTTGGCGCGCGCATCCTGCGCAAGCTGATGAAAGCGCAAGCCCGCCGGCTGAAGCCTGTTCACATATGCATCGACAGCATCGCTGCGAGAGATGCGGTTTTCGTCTGCCGCGCCGGAAAGCCGCGCAACGAACGACACCGATTGTGGTTTGGGCCATGGCGCTCGCTCAACTTCGCGCGCCGCGTCATTCAGGAGGTCACGCTCCGCGACAACCTTTTGGTTTTCCTGATTTTGGGAGAGCACCGGACCGACGGCGCAACCACCGGTCAACAGAACGATTACAAACGCTATCACGCCGCTCTTGCGGCAAAAACGCAAAATCACTTAGGCCCCGACTCCGTACTAGACTTGTGACGCACACCCTGCCCATCTAAAGCCTTAGCAAATTGATTCGGGATTGTCAGCCGGAAATGACGGAATTGCGCACATTATACCCCCCAATTGAACCTTTCGACGCCGGCATGCTGCGCGTGTCAGACCTCCATGAAATTTATTACGAGGTCTCCGGCGCACAGAGTGGCAAGCCGGTCGTGGTGTGCCATGGCGGCCCTGGCGGCGGCTCGACGCCATCCATGCGGCGCTACTTCAATCCGGAACACTACAAAATCGTGCTTTTTGACCAGCGCGGTTGCGGCAAATCCAGACCCCATGCCTCATTGGAGGACAACACCACCTGGTCGCTCGTCAGTGACATGGAGGCTCTTCGCGCCCATCTCGGCATTAACCATTGGCAGGTATTCGGCGGCTCATGGGGATCAACCCTCGCCCTGGCTTACGCCCAGTCGCATCCCGATCAGGTCAGCGAACTGGTCCTGCGCGGAATTTTCGCCCTGCGCCGGTCTGAACTTGAATGGTTCTATCAGGAGGGCGCGAGCTGGATCTTCCCTGAAGCGTGGCAGGATTACCTGGCGCCGATCCCGGAAAATGAGCGCAACGATCTGATTGACGCATATTACAAGCGGCTGACAGGCGAGAATGAAAATGAGCGCATTCGCGCGGCAAAAGCGTGGAGCCTGTGGGAAGGCGGCGCCGTCAGCCTGCTTCCGTCAGAAGAGCGCATGCAGACATTTTCAAGCGATGCTTTCGCCCTCGCCTTCGCCCGGATCGAATGTCACTACTTCCAGCATGGCGGTTTTTTTGAACGCGACGATCAGCTAATCGCCAATTTAAACCGCATACGGCACATTCCCGGCGTCATCGTGCAGGGCCGCTACGATATCGTCACGCCGATGAAAACCGCCTGGGAAGTCAGTCAGCAATGGCCGGAAGCAGAATTCAACATTGTAGCGGACGCCGGGCACGCAGCAAGCGAGCCCGGCATTATCGATGCGCTGGTGCGCGCAACAGACAATTTTGCGCGCCGTTAGCTGTTCAGCATTGGCGCAATGATCGTGGAATAAACGATCACGATGAAAATGCCGGTCGTGCACACATAGCGCGTCAGGAAGCGCCAGCGCTTGAACCAGATTTCTGATTTGAACCCAATCGCTTCGCGCGCTGTCGACGTCGATACAATCCAGCCTGCAAATACGGCTGTGATGAAGCCTGCGACAGGAAGAATGATGTCCGTCGTGGCGCTGAGGAAATCAAGCAGCACCATGCCTTTGAACAAAGCGACGCCGCCCAAGGGCTGCCATGTGTTCCAGAATGTTTCGCCAGCGCTTGTCGGCACCTGGCTGAGCGCATTCAGGCACCCGATCACGAAAATGATGAGGCCGAGTATCGTCACCGACACGACGCGCTTATCGGACTTCGTCTGCTCGTCGAGCCATTTCGTTGACGTCTCAAGCAGCGCAATCGAAGAGGTGATCGCTGCAAAGAAGGCGAGAATAAAGAACATCAAGCCGAACAAACCGCCGACCGGCATGCCGTGAAACGCAAGCGGCAAGGTCTGGAACATGAGTGTCGGACCGGCGCCGGCTGCAAGCCCCATGGCGAACACAATCGGAAAGATGGCGAGACCAGCGATAATGCCAACGCCTGTATCGGCAATCGCAACCAGCCGCGAGGAACGCGGCAAGTCCTGATCATCGCGCATATAGGCGCCGTAGGTCGCCATTAGAGCGGAACCAAGACCGATGGAGAAAAACGCCTGACCGAGTGCAGCCGAGACAACAGAACCGTTTTGCACGCCCGCCCACAAATCATCAAAACGCACACCTAAGAGGAAATCGACGCCGCGCGCCGCATCCCCTTCGATAAGGGCGAAGAAGAAAAGGACAATCAGAAGAACGAAGAACGCCGGCATCAATAGCGTCACCGCTTTTTCAATGCCGCCTTTCACGCCGCGCATGACGATGCCCATCGTCACGAGCATGAAAATGCCGTGATAGATGATCATGCGCGTTGGATCGCTTAACAGCTCGCCGAGCTTGGCGCTGACCTGTTCTTCCGTCAGGGTCGAAAAGGCGCCGCCCGTCAACCCGGCTAATCCGTTTTCCCCAACTGCAGTGATCAAGTTGCCGGCGATCATCACCACATAGGCCAGAACCCAGCCCGCGATCACCGAATAAAACGTCAGGATGATGAAGGCGCCAATCATCCCGAACCAGGACTGAAGCGACCACAAGGGCGAGCGCCCTTCGGCTTTGGCGATTTTGACGACGCTGCCCACTGCCGACATGCCGCCGCGCCGGCCAATGAACAACTCGGCCACCAGGACCGGCAGGCCGATCAAGAGAACGCAGATAATATAGAATACAACGAAGGCGCCGCCCCCGTTTTCACCCGCCACGTAAGGAAATCGCCAGAGATTGCCGAGTCCTACTGCGGATCCGATCGCAGCCATAATGAATGCAGCCCGCGATGACCAATGCGCGCCTTCACCTGCCGTATCTTGCATATGAGAAACCCCTTAAGATTGCGCCGGGCCCCGGCCCGGCGATTTTTGGCATTTTAGACAATTTTTTACGTTTGTTAGCAAATATTGCTCAATCAAGCGGCAATAAACGGGTCTGAACCGGGCTTACGCCGGCGCCATGGGCCCAAAAGGGGCAAAATTGTTGACGGAACCGCTGAAATCCTCGCCTGCTGCATTGCAGGAAGAACAAGTCGATGGCCTTGTGGCCGCCGCTGGCGCTGACGGCGCCATGGCGATTCTCGACGCCTTCAACCGTTCAACGGTTGAGCTGTTAAACGCGATCGGCGAAAACTTGCGAGAGGGGCTTCTTGATGACGCCTCCCGCACCGCCCACGCGCTAAAGGGCTCAGCCGCCAATGTCGGCGCGGCAGCGCTTGCCGAAAGCGGAACGGAAATCGAAGAGGCCTGCAAGAACGGTGACGGCGCCGTCGCCTCAGCCAGGCTCAGTGACGCACAGCAACGCTACCTGACTTTTTGCGAAGCCTTTAAAGCGCATCTCGAAAAACGGTAGTCAGCTAAAGTTCGCCTGACCGGTACATGTCCTGATCGCGATGAACATGCGCGCTCATGACGATGCCCATTCCGAACATAATGGTCAGCATAACGGTGCCGCCATATGACACGAGTGGCAGTGGCACGCCGACGACAGGCGCCAGCCCCATCACCATGCCGGTATTGATCAGCACATAAAGCGTGAAGGTCGCTGTTACGCCAATCGTAGCAAGTCGGGCGAAATGAGATTTGGAACTCATGGCGATGGAAAGCCCGGTGATGATCACCGCAAGATAGGCAATCAGCAAACCAACAGCGCCAACAAAACCAAACTCCTCGCCGAACACGGTAAAGATAAAATCAGTTTGCATCTCAGGCAGGAACTTTAACTGGGCTTGCGTCCCTTCCATAAAGCCCTTGCCCGAAAGACCGCCCGATCCGATCCCGGTTTTTGACTGTAGCAAGT
Coding sequences within:
- a CDS encoding ABC transporter ATP-binding protein, translated to MTNSGGEYTHVIDVEGLKTQFGDFVVHENLDLNVREGEILGVVGGSGTGKSVLMRAIIGLKPPSEGDVKIFGQNYYEADHAERLAIEQRWGVLFQGGALFSSMTVAQNVMAPIREHLNVPEELAKDIAALKISMSGLPEEAGSKFPSELSGGMRKRAGLARALALDPEIVFLDEPTAGLDPIGAAKFDELIVNLKESLGLTVFMVTHDLDTLHATCDRVAVLAEKRVIACGPLDDVRQADHPWIAEYFSGPRGRAALEHKAS
- a CDS encoding ABC transporter permease, whose protein sequence is MTDSAASFDIDMRQGVMNLVARGDWRARYLGVIDEKLRDFADDSVGRDIVIDVSAVEKLDTSGAMVLQRTFHACTQRTSASKFVGAKEAHAALLSQVEEHLAPCHVEPLQGNAFVSVLRRLGKGVIDAFLAGQAILSFVGEILSTAARGIMNPSRIRWTSTVHHMEEAGLNAIPIIGLMTFLIGAVVAFMGAKILRMFNADIFTVELVGISVLREFGVLLSAILIAGRSGSAFTAQIGSMKIREEIDAMRVLGLDPLEVLVLPRVLALVIMLPVIAFIAAMLGMIGGGLVAWLAMDISPALFMVRTQETIIMSHFWSGLIKAPFFAFVIAVVGCYQGMEVEGSAESLGQRTTLSVVQALFLVILIDAFFAMFFLEIDF
- a CDS encoding CHASE2 domain-containing protein, which gives rise to MSNRMFSKPFQWLTALPLLMVTGALAVIALGTLAGAQSPDAQWRERLFDYFQRLDPSDGDASENFHLVLIDRESIEAVGPWPWPRTVLADVVEAANGAGAKGVIVTEAVDSPDPLSPETIGEFWLSGARDEAFAEQLALLPRTDERLAEAFQGVSGSVGVSAVPPADPNRSASLLRSDIKRASWLETGANGGEFLALPAARYFYAINPQLAETARPSVSALPVDKDGVFRRTPLLWSLNEAPTPSVALEAARLALNVQTVTANARASGAHSQGRILESVDLGERSLDVSDTSSLRLYLPKRIAVPSTSASRLLNGLDSNSQLDGAVVLIGLDTELGEAVRTARGDLSRPAAHALTAAQIASGETPKRPLWTGYIEALAVMLFGAAAIMTAQRLEFWQAAGFAALISVILLLGAFAAFAFGDLLINPLPPATALFLGAFTVAGGRSIGGVLRDDNLRGSFHDTLPETAMKRLRDDAATDILKGVRRPITVLACELRIADEDLRTMETLPDEVTKLLAAASLDLRQTIIATGGAADQADGGRMYAYYNAPLEIADHPQAGCAAALRLIESMDKINADLEESSRTRGMQIHLAIGIATGPCFIGPMGHGRNNRYSAVGPAVDRASFLRSQSEFYGPAMICDETVHKETHHHFAYLELDKLKLRDEKRPVSVYALIGNPFIKSSKAFRALDDSHREFLKAYRAGDMTKAKDLLQKSKSSPGAKIALFDIYEERIAKLTARGLPEGWDGVHSAES
- a CDS encoding alpha/beta fold hydrolase, which codes for MRSTLQSIATALVAFLFTAACAVQTPAEQNWRQAFTTSEDGTRIAYYTRGPAHAGATPLFVISGGPGSDHRYMRVGGAFEKIAETRAVIMFDQRSTGASDAAGDEPELRDWAQDVEAIRAATGAQQLDLLGHSFGAYVALAYAEEFGPHVRSLVFAGSPPPTLAQNEPLLGQIYPDRISEWVETRQSLPDRFKAPEISVFFSMEFVNPDLAKEYEAAVAGYEYNIDVNNRLRGAMQEIDFTDLVSSFEKPALVMHGRFDAVIAPSVAWRLHNALPNSTFTVVEEAGHLFFVEKPDMFASELTQFLTSLD
- a CDS encoding DUF6265 family protein; translation: MRSLLAALLFTLSLAAPAMAGESVEIKTLEEGASSPPASVDELAWLVGHWKGSGLGGQSEEFIAPPLDGQMIGAFRQTKADGSLWFYEFYQIVEDQGSLVMRIKHFNPDLTGWEEKDDYVAFRLVETSENAVYFDGLTFKMTGPDEMRAAVVLEGDKTASFIYNRVSP
- a CDS encoding MFS transporter, with the translated sequence MAGNLKTRVGMLYAAFYAGQFVLLGIQLPFFAGWLALKAFSASEIGLITGVALIARLLLGPFVAFWADHQTDERLSLRLASLLFAAGAAGLVFLPGKLLIGASAALVIFTFGLLVPLSDTAVLRADRNGWLHYGKIRAVGSASFLLATVLGGAMLTQTGIAAAAPIMAVAAFFAFLISLFLPKGPGGRGGAKPVSWREAPKLITNPVFLVVIVSAGFTQGAHAVYYAFSYLHWEAIGYSALTIGCLWATGVIAEIFMLTRVRGIAKKVSPAMLLMMGGMAAIIRWAAIAFDPPLPLLFVIQLLHAFTFAATYLGAIEFLDRAAPVRLVNTGMTLMSATGVGALTGLATLGSGFMWDAQGASIAYLAMALMGVVGAAAAFLVTRIWNGGKLFE
- the pip gene encoding prolyl aminopeptidase, with the protein product MTELRTLYPPIEPFDAGMLRVSDLHEIYYEVSGAQSGKPVVVCHGGPGGGSTPSMRRYFNPEHYKIVLFDQRGCGKSRPHASLEDNTTWSLVSDMEALRAHLGINHWQVFGGSWGSTLALAYAQSHPDQVSELVLRGIFALRRSELEWFYQEGASWIFPEAWQDYLAPIPENERNDLIDAYYKRLTGENENERIRAAKAWSLWEGGAVSLLPSEERMQTFSSDAFALAFARIECHYFQHGGFFERDDQLIANLNRIRHIPGVIVQGRYDIVTPMKTAWEVSQQWPEAEFNIVADAGHAASEPGIIDALVRATDNFARR
- a CDS encoding sodium-dependent transporter, which translates into the protein MQDTAGEGAHWSSRAAFIMAAIGSAVGLGNLWRFPYVAGENGGGAFVVFYIICVLLIGLPVLVAELFIGRRGGMSAVGSVVKIAKAEGRSPLWSLQSWFGMIGAFIILTFYSVIAGWVLAYVVMIAGNLITAVGENGLAGLTGGAFSTLTEEQVSAKLGELLSDPTRMIIYHGIFMLVTMGIVMRGVKGGIEKAVTLLMPAFFVLLIVLFFFALIEGDAARGVDFLLGVRFDDLWAGVQNGSVVSAALGQAFFSIGLGSALMATYGAYMRDDQDLPRSSRLVAIADTGVGIIAGLAIFPIVFAMGLAAGAGPTLMFQTLPLAFHGMPVGGLFGLMFFILAFFAAITSSIALLETSTKWLDEQTKSDKRVVSVTILGLIIFVIGCLNALSQVPTSAGETFWNTWQPLGGVALFKGMVLLDFLSATTDIILPVAGFITAVFAGWIVSTSTAREAIGFKSEIWFKRWRFLTRYVCTTGIFIVIVYSTIIAPMLNS
- a CDS encoding Hpt domain-containing protein — encoded protein: MTEPLKSSPAALQEEQVDGLVAAAGADGAMAILDAFNRSTVELLNAIGENLREGLLDDASRTAHALKGSAANVGAAALAESGTEIEEACKNGDGAVASARLSDAQQRYLTFCEAFKAHLEKR